In Phycisphaerales bacterium, the sequence GCGTACCGCTCGGCGATGTCCTCGAGGTCGTGCTCGGTGAGGTAGTCGGCCGTCTTGCGCCCTTGGCAGGCGGCGGCAGCCCGCGCCAGGTCCGTCCATTCCTCGATGGTGAGCATCCGGTCCTGCCGTGCGCCGAGAAGGTACAAGGCGGCCTGCAGCACGGCCTCGAGTTGCGCTTGGGTCGGCGCGGGCTGGGGAGCCGGGGTGGCGCTCATGGATCAGGCTCCCTTCCCCGCGACGAAGACGCCGCGTTCGTGCTTCTTGAAGCGAGCGGCGGCGCCCTTAGCGGCGATCTCGCGGATGATGGCGGCGTAGAGCGTGGCCTCGGGCGTCTTCCCGCCGGGGCTGGTCCAGAGTTTCTTGGCCTCCATCGCCGCGATCATCTCCTTGGCCCGCATCGGAACCTCGCTCGCGGCGAGCACCTGCGCCGCCGCGTCGAGGGCGCTGACGCGCTTGGGCTTCGGGGCCTTCGGCGTCTTGGGGGTCTTCTCGCCCTTGGCCTTCTTGCCCTTGGTAGCCGCGCCGCGGTTCGTGTTGTTGGCGACCTCTTTCTCGCTGGGGACCTCGTGGTCTTGCTTCCCCCCCGCCAACCGGTCGTTGATCTCGGCGAGCGCCGCATTGCGGAGGCGGTCTGTCTTGGCGCTTCC encodes:
- a CDS encoding winged helix-turn-helix domain-containing protein translates to MSTKTKKPAKTRTPKMSKSAASAEGSAKTDRLRNAALAEINDRLAGGKQDHEVPSEKEVANNTNRGAATKGKKAKGEKTPKTPKAPKPKRVSALDAAAQVLAASEVPMRAKEMIAAMEAKKLWTSPGGKTPEATLYAAIIREIAAKGAAARFKKHERGVFVAGKGA